In Sphingomonas profundi, the sequence CGGCGGCGGGCGCGTAGCTCGCCGTCTCGAACGCGGCGAGGTCGGCGGGCGGATAGGGGATGGCGAACCCGCCCTCCAGAAAGGTCTCGCGAAAGGTGGCGAGCTTCAGCGCCGCCAGAGCGGGCACGTCCTGGGCGGCGGCGGGGCGGATGGAGCAGATCATGCCGCCGCGCTTACGCCGCCTGCCCACCGCGGGACAAGGGTGGTGCAAACGGCGCTAGGCGGCCAGGCGCATCGGTTCGTCACGGCCCAGATCGGTGCTCTCCACCTCCAGCGTCGTCACCTCGAACCGGCGCAGCGTGGCGGCGCCGAACACGGTGGTCAGCGCGCAATCGGTGGCGTCGCGGCCCGTCGCCATCAGGATGCGGCCGATGCGCGGCGCGCGATGGCGCGCGTCGTAGGTGTACCAAGCGCCATCGACGAACACCTCGAACCAGGCGCTGAAATCCATCGGCGCGTCCACCGGCGGCACGCCGATATCGCCGAGATAGCCGGTGGCGTAGCGCGCCGGCACGTTCATGCAGCGGCAGAGCGTGATGGCGAGGTGGGCGAAGTCGCGGCAGACGCCCACCTTCTCCTGATAGCCGGCCCAGGCGGTGCGGTCGCCGCGCGCATGATGGTAGCCGAAGGCGAGATGGTCGTGGACGAAGTCGACGATCGCCTCCACCCGGTCGCGGGCGGAGCGGAGATGGCCGAACATGCTCCAGGCTGGCTGCATCAGATACTGCGTCTCGCAGTAGCGGCTGCCCATCAGGTAGACGAGCACCTCGCTGGGCAGCCGGTCGACCGGCGTCACCGGCGCATCGGGTGCGCGCACGTCGACGAGGCCGCTATCCTCGACCACGAAATCGGCGTGCAGCGCGATGCCGCCGGCCGGGATGGTCAGCCGCGTGCAGGTGTTGCCGTACGCATCGGGCACGTCGTAGATCGGCACGGCGCGCGACGTCTCGATCCGGTGCGGCGTGCGCAGATCGCGGCGGCGCGAGGGGTGGATGTTCAGCAGCGCCAGCATCGGGCTGGGGGCGGAGGCATCGAAGGCGATGTCGAAGCCGGCACGGATCAGCATGTCGCGAAGTCCCGTCGTCAATCACGTGAAAATCGTGACGCAGAACTCCGATCGCGGGCAATCGATCCGGCTCAGCGCACCGCGCGCAGACCCTGGTGCCGCTCGGCCGGGGATTGCAGCAGCTGATCAATGCGCGCCGCCAGATCGACCTGGCGGAACGGCTTGGCGAGGCGCGGCACGTCGGCCGGCACATCCTCACCGGCATTGGCGTAGCCGGTGATCAGCAGGGTGGGGATCGCGGCATCGGCGGCGCGCAGTTCCGCGATCAGCGCCGCGCCGGTCATGCCCGGCATCAGATAGTCCGTCACCAGCACCTCGGCGCCGATGCCGCCGCGCAGCGCCGCGATCGCCTGCGCCGCGGATCCCGCCTCGACCACCACATAGCCCAGATCGCGCAGCATGTCGGCGGTGGCGCTGCGCACCAGCTCCTCGTCGTCCACCAGCAGCACCTTGGCCGGACGCCGCGCGGCCGGCGGCTCGCCGGCGGCCTCGCTGGCGGCGGATGCGGCCTCGTCCGTCGCGGGCAGCCACAGCGTGATCTGCGTGCCGGCGCCGACCACGCTCGACATCTCCAGCGTGCCGCCGGACTGGGCGGCGAGGCCGTGGACCATCGAGAGGCCGAGGCCCGTGCCCTTGCCGACGCCCTTGGTGGAGAAGAACGGTTCGATCGCGCGCGCCAGGGTCGCCTCGTCCATGCCGATGCCGGTGTCGGCCGCGACGATGCGGATATAGCTGCCGGGCGCGAGCCGCGCCGGATGCCCCTCCCCCACCGCCACGACGGAGGCGGCGAGCGTGAGCCGGCCACCGCCGGGCATCGCGTCGCGCGCGTTGATCGCCAGGTTCAGCAGCGCCAGCTCCAGCTGGTTCGGATCGACGCGGGCGGCAGGCAGGTGGCGCGGCACCACCAGCACGACGTTGATCGTCGGGCCGAGCGAGCGGCGCACCAGATCGACCAGGCCGTCGATCAGCTCGCCAACGTCCACCGCGCGCGGCTGCAGCGCCTGGCGGCGGGCGAAGGCGAGCAGGCGCTGGGTGAGCGTCGCGGCGCGCTCGGCCGCCTGCATCGCGCCTTCCACCAGCCGGCTGGCGCGCTCGTCCTCGCCCAGCCGGCGGCGCAGCAGATCCAGGCTGCCGACGATCGGCGTCAGCAGGTTGTTGAAATCATGCGCCACGCCGCCGGTCAGCTGGCCGATCGCATCCATCTTCTGCGCCTGCGCCAGCCGCGTCTCGGCCTCCTTGCGCGCCGTGATGTCGGAGACGACGCCGGTGATGCGCAGCGGCGTGCCGTCCTCGTCGAGGCGCACGCGGCCCAGCACGGCGATCCAGCGGGCGCTGCCGTCCGCCGCGCGGATCGGGCATTCGATGTCGAGCAACCCGCTGCTCACCGCCTCGGACGAGGCACGCGCCACCGCCGCCCGCTCCGCCGGCTCGACATGGGCGATGAATTCGGCACTGGTCCACCGTTCGGGCGGCGCGTCGTAGCCGAATATCTCGTCGTGGCGCGACGAATGCTCGATCGCCCCGGTGACGAGATCGAGATCCCAGCTGCCCATGCCGGCGGCGCCCATCGCCACCTCCAGCGTGTCCCGCGCCGCCGCCAGCTCGCGCGTGCGCGCCTCCACCGATCGCTCCAGCGTCTCGGCGAAGGCGCGGATCTCATACTGCCGGCGCCGCGCCTTCAGCGCCGATCGCACCGCGCCAACCATCGCATCGGCATGGAGCGGCCGTTCGAGCAGGACGATGTTGCCGAGATCCTCCAGCACGGCCCGCGCCAGCGCCGTGCGCGGCGTCTTGTCGCCATTGGCCAGCACGACGATCGGAATGTCGGACCATGGCGGCTGCGCCTCCAGCCAGCGCGTCAGGGCCAGGCGATCGCCGGCGGCCAGCGCCTCCTCGGTGACGAGCGCGGCGCCGGCGCCGGCCTCGAGCCCGGCGACGAAGCCGTCCACATCGGGGCAGACGTGGCAAGCGAAATCATGACGTTGCAGCAGGTCACAGGCGACCTGCGCGTCGCGTCCCCGCGGAGCCAGAATGAGGACGCGATTTTCCATCAACCGGACTGAACGCGTACGTCCCCGCCCGTATCCCCCATCAGTGCCGCGCCATCGCCGCGGAATACCGGCACGCCTGTCAATACGCCCTGAAAGGCGATCAGCGGCTCGCCCAAAGTCAAGCCGTTGCCGTCAATGCGGAACTCGCGGATGGTCCGCTCGTGCTGGGTGGTGCGCGTCTTGATGGCGGAGATCGCCTGCCGCATCTCGCCGAATGCCTCGAAGAAGCGCAGCTGTACCACGCTGTCCGCCAGATAGCTGATGTCCACTTCCGCGCGGATATCGCCCACCAGGCCATGCTGGCCCAGAATCAGCAGGGTTACGACGCCATGCTCGCCCAGATAGCCGAGCAGTTCGTGCATCTGCAGGGTCAGGAACTTCTCGGTCGGCATCGCCTGCAGGTAGGCGTTCAGGCTGTCGATCACGATCGTGCCGGCGCCGTCCTCCTCCACCGCCTGGCGCACCGCATTGGCGAACTCGCCGGGCGAGAGCTCCGCCGGATCGATCGCGCGGATGTGCAGCCGGCCCTCGTCGATGAACGGCTGGAGATCCATACCGAGCGTGCGCGAACGCTTGAGCAGCGTCGGCAGACGCTCGTCGAACAGGAAGTAGGCTGCCCTCTCGCCGCGCTCCAGCGCCGCCACCATGCACTGCACGGTCGTGGTCGTCTTGCCCACGCCGGCGGGGCCGCTGAACAGCGTCGCCGTGCCCGGCACCAGTCCGCCGCCCAGCAGCGCGTCCAGCTCGGACGATCCGGTGGAGACGATCCGGTCCTCGGTGTCGCCGCGATGCTCCGACGCGACGAGGCGGGGGTAGACGGCGAGGCCGCCGCGCTCGATCTCGAAATCGTGGTAGCCGCCGCGGTAGCGCAGGCCGCGCATCTTCACCACGTGCATCCGCCGCCGCTGCGCGCCGAAGCCGGAAAGCGTCTGTTCCAGCGCGATCACGCCGTGGGCGATGCTGTGCAGTTGGAGATCGCCCTCCTCCGAGCTCTTGTCGTCCAGCACCAGCACGGTGCAGCGCCGCGTCGAGAAGAAGTGCTTCAGCGCCAGGATCTGGCGGCGGTAGCGGATCGCGCTCTGCGCCAGCAGCCGCAGTTCGGAGAGGCTGTCGATCACCACCCGCTGCGGGCGCAGCGCCTCCACCTTGCTCATCACGCCGCGCACCGTCTCGCCGAGTTCCACCTCGCTCGGGTGCAGCAGGGTCTGCTCCTGCTCCTCGGCGAACCCCGCCTCCGGCACCATCTCGAACAGGTTGATGGCGTCGAGCGACCAGCCGTGGGTGGCGGCGACGGCGCGCAGCTCGGCCTCGGTCTCGGACAGGGTGACGTAGAGGCCGGTCTCGCCGGCGGCCGCGCCGGCGAGGAGGAAGCCCATGCCGAGCGTGGTCTTGCCGGTGCCGGGCGTCCCTTCGACCAGATACAGCCGCTCCGGCGTCAGGCCGCCGCCCAGCACGTTGTCGAGGCCGGCGATGCCGGTTGAGGCGGGCGCGGGAAGCGCGGGATCTGCGGTCGGCAAGGCGGGCTCCGTCAGAGGAACGTGGCGGGTTCTGCCACGCGCCTCCGCTTCCTAGAGCGCCCGACGCCGATTGGCGAGCCGCCGTCCGCTTATACCGCGCGCAGGCCCGCGGCCGCGCGTGCGCGCGCCTCGATCGCGGCGCGGTCCGGCTCGCCCGGCGGCACCAGCCAGCTGCCGCCGACGCAGGTGACGGCCGGTATCGCCAGCCATTCCGGCGCGCTCGCCTGGGTGACGCCGCCGGTGGGGCAGAAGCGGGCCTGGAAGAAGGGCGCCGCCAGCGCCGCCAGCGCCTTCGTGCCGCCGGCCGCCTCCGCCGGGAAGAACTTGAAGCGGGTGAGGCCGAGATCGAGGCCCAGCATGATGTCGGCGGCGTTGGCGGTGCCGGGCAGGAAGGGG encodes:
- a CDS encoding PAS domain-containing hybrid sensor histidine kinase/response regulator; amino-acid sequence: MENRVLILAPRGRDAQVACDLLQRHDFACHVCPDVDGFVAGLEAGAGAALVTEEALAAGDRLALTRWLEAQPPWSDIPIVVLANGDKTPRTALARAVLEDLGNIVLLERPLHADAMVGAVRSALKARRRQYEIRAFAETLERSVEARTRELAAARDTLEVAMGAAGMGSWDLDLVTGAIEHSSRHDEIFGYDAPPERWTSAEFIAHVEPAERAAVARASSEAVSSGLLDIECPIRAADGSARWIAVLGRVRLDEDGTPLRITGVVSDITARKEAETRLAQAQKMDAIGQLTGGVAHDFNNLLTPIVGSLDLLRRRLGEDERASRLVEGAMQAAERAATLTQRLLAFARRQALQPRAVDVGELIDGLVDLVRRSLGPTINVVLVVPRHLPAARVDPNQLELALLNLAINARDAMPGGGRLTLAASVVAVGEGHPARLAPGSYIRIVAADTGIGMDEATLARAIEPFFSTKGVGKGTGLGLSMVHGLAAQSGGTLEMSSVVGAGTQITLWLPATDEAASAASEAAGEPPAARRPAKVLLVDDEELVRSATADMLRDLGYVVVEAGSAAQAIAALRGGIGAEVLVTDYLMPGMTGAALIAELRAADAAIPTLLITGYANAGEDVPADVPRLAKPFRQVDLAARIDQLLQSPAERHQGLRAVR
- a CDS encoding ATPase domain-containing protein, translated to MPTADPALPAPASTGIAGLDNVLGGGLTPERLYLVEGTPGTGKTTLGMGFLLAGAAAGETGLYVTLSETEAELRAVAATHGWSLDAINLFEMVPEAGFAEEQEQTLLHPSEVELGETVRGVMSKVEALRPQRVVIDSLSELRLLAQSAIRYRRQILALKHFFSTRRCTVLVLDDKSSEEGDLQLHSIAHGVIALEQTLSGFGAQRRRMHVVKMRGLRYRGGYHDFEIERGGLAVYPRLVASEHRGDTEDRIVSTGSSELDALLGGGLVPGTATLFSGPAGVGKTTTTVQCMVAALERGERAAYFLFDERLPTLLKRSRTLGMDLQPFIDEGRLHIRAIDPAELSPGEFANAVRQAVEEDGAGTIVIDSLNAYLQAMPTEKFLTLQMHELLGYLGEHGVVTLLILGQHGLVGDIRAEVDISYLADSVVQLRFFEAFGEMRQAISAIKTRTTQHERTIREFRIDGNGLTLGEPLIAFQGVLTGVPVFRGDGAALMGDTGGDVRVQSG
- a CDS encoding transglutaminase-like domain-containing protein — protein: MLIRAGFDIAFDASAPSPMLALLNIHPSRRRDLRTPHRIETSRAVPIYDVPDAYGNTCTRLTIPAGGIALHADFVVEDSGLVDVRAPDAPVTPVDRLPSEVLVYLMGSRYCETQYLMQPAWSMFGHLRSARDRVEAIVDFVHDHLAFGYHHARGDRTAWAGYQEKVGVCRDFAHLAITLCRCMNVPARYATGYLGDIGVPPVDAPMDFSAWFEVFVDGAWYTYDARHRAPRIGRILMATGRDATDCALTTVFGAATLRRFEVTTLEVESTDLGRDEPMRLAA